A window of Nitrospiraceae bacterium genomic DNA:
CGCCGTCATGCGCCTGCTCAAGCTGGTGAAGCTGAAAGACAGTCATCGCGCCGTCAAGTTTTCCCGTATCAATATCTTCACTCGTGATGGGTACACGTGCCAGTATTGCAAGCATAAACACAGGACGGAGGAGCTGACGTTCGATCACGTCATTCCCATTGCCAAGGGGGGACGGAAGACGTGGGAAAACATCGTCACGGCCTGTTGGCGCTGCAATAACAAGAAGAGCGGGCGAACGCCGGAAGAAGCCGGCATGCGGCTGGTGAAGAAACCCATCAAGCCCCGCTGGAGTCCGGTGATCACCATTACCATCGGCATCAGGAATACTCCGGAAAGTTGGCGAGATTATTTGTACTGGAATTTGGAGTTGGACACCGACCCCTCCGAACCCTAAAGTGCTCAGTGCTGAGTTCTGAGTAGAATTTCCATGCTCAGCGCTCAGTCCCCAGGACTCAGCACTTCCTCAATA
This region includes:
- a CDS encoding HNH endonuclease, whose amino-acid sequence is MEMTLLLNSTYEPLRVVHWQKAISLLWQGKVEVLEVYDREIHGISISIKLPAVMRLLKLVKLKDSHRAVKFSRINIFTRDGYTCQYCKHKHRTEELTFDHVIPIAKGGRKTWENIVTACWRCNNKKSGRTPEEAGMRLVKKPIKPRWSPVITITIGIRNTPESWRDYLYWNLELDTDPSEP